One Sphingomonas sp. LHG3406-1 genomic window carries:
- a CDS encoding PqqD family protein yields MTRFRHSPDALSADVGEDVVALQAVRGFAFGMEGVSASVWKLLDRARSISEIVADLLERFDVDPEECEADVAELLGQLEAEGLIEKVEA; encoded by the coding sequence ATGACCCGCTTCCGCCATTCCCCCGATGCCCTGTCCGCCGACGTCGGCGAGGATGTGGTGGCGCTGCAGGCTGTTCGCGGCTTCGCCTTCGGCATGGAAGGGGTGAGCGCCAGCGTCTGGAAACTTCTCGACCGCGCCCGGAGCATCAGCGAGATTGTCGCCGACCTCCTCGAACGGTTCGACGTCGATCCTGAGGAGTGCGAAGCGGACGTGGCGGAGCTGCTCGGCCAGCTCGAGGCCGAAGGACTGATCGAGAAGGTCGAAGCATGA
- a CDS encoding polyhydroxyalkanoate depolymerase codes for MLYDAYEVQRSWLAGASQLANLSANWLNSTANPLSYHGMSGIVAASLDVFAHAAAPRGKPAFGIERVTLDGAELPVREEIVDRLPFGQLKHFVKEGAPEGQPRLLIVAPMSGHFATLLRGTVERLLPGHDVFITDWRDAKLVSMKEGGFDLDDYIDYLVRWLDRIGPGAHMLAVCQPSVPAFAATAIMNADNHPATPKSLTMMGGPVDTREAPTAVNTLATERPHAWFQQNVVCTVPSMYPGQGRRVYPGFLQLAGFMTMNLGSHLISHWEMFKHLVEGDDESADATRAFYDEYRSVCDMTAEFYLQTVDVVFQRHLLPKGEMMHRGRRVDPGAITKTALLAIEGERDDISGVGQTKAALKVATALNPEDKKYHLAKGVGHYGIFNGRKWREKIAPVVERFIADHD; via the coding sequence ATGCTCTACGACGCCTATGAAGTGCAGCGGTCCTGGCTGGCCGGTGCAAGCCAACTCGCCAACCTTTCCGCCAACTGGCTGAACAGCACCGCCAACCCCTTGAGCTATCACGGGATGAGCGGGATCGTGGCGGCGAGCCTCGACGTCTTTGCCCATGCCGCCGCGCCGCGCGGCAAGCCGGCGTTCGGAATCGAGAGGGTGACCCTCGACGGGGCCGAGCTTCCCGTCCGCGAGGAGATTGTCGACCGGCTGCCGTTCGGCCAGCTCAAGCACTTCGTGAAGGAAGGCGCGCCGGAGGGGCAGCCCCGGCTGCTGATCGTGGCCCCGATGTCGGGTCATTTCGCGACCCTGCTGCGCGGCACGGTCGAGCGGCTGCTGCCCGGCCATGACGTCTTCATCACCGACTGGCGCGACGCCAAGCTGGTGTCGATGAAGGAGGGCGGCTTCGACCTCGACGACTATATCGACTACCTCGTCCGCTGGCTGGACCGCATCGGTCCGGGCGCGCACATGCTGGCGGTGTGCCAGCCGAGCGTGCCCGCCTTTGCCGCCACGGCAATCATGAACGCCGACAACCATCCGGCGACCCCGAAGAGCCTGACCATGATGGGTGGGCCGGTCGACACGCGCGAGGCGCCGACGGCGGTCAACACGCTGGCGACCGAGCGGCCCCACGCCTGGTTCCAGCAGAATGTCGTCTGCACCGTGCCCAGCATGTATCCGGGCCAGGGGCGGCGGGTCTATCCGGGCTTCCTGCAACTCGCCGGCTTCATGACCATGAACCTCGGCTCGCACCTCATCAGCCACTGGGAGATGTTCAAGCATCTGGTCGAGGGGGACGACGAGAGCGCCGACGCGACGCGCGCCTTCTACGACGAATATCGTTCGGTCTGCGACATGACGGCCGAATTCTACCTCCAGACGGTGGACGTGGTGTTCCAGCGCCACCTCTTGCCCAAAGGCGAGATGATGCATCGCGGGCGGCGGGTCGATCCGGGCGCGATCACCAAGACGGCGCTGCTGGCGATCGAAGGCGAGCGGGATGATATCTCGGGTGTTGGCCAGACCAAGGCGGCGCTCAAGGTGGCGACAGCGCTGAACCCTGAAGACAAGAAGTATCATCTTGCCAAGGGCGTCGGCCATTACGGCATCTTCAACGGCCGCAAGTGGCGCGAGAAGATCGCGCCGGTGGTCGAGCGCTTCATCGCCGACCACGACTGA
- a CDS encoding tetratricopeptide repeat protein, producing the protein MQAQGGGGASRSWLAWVAVAALALIGVQAARSALVAAEGERRPELALKAWPGHPVPLRTIALRDIGTAAARGQAPAPATLAMIERSANGAPLAAEPLLVAATERLTAGDMAGGRRLLEAALRRDPRSTAAHFMLADLAIRQQRLGDALVHVTVLQRRLKGGVDGFAGALAEFAKQPGALAQLAPVLGSQPSLRRAMLSRLASDPGGEAALRALVRRGDAAEQWFVDAVRMRAASGDVAGVRALMTAAGQPLGGQRLAAWTGGAATTPFGWIFVSGAEGTAEPVLNGPLRLIYYGRADTVLAAHPLLLPPGRYALDSTMAGNPPAGRFEWRLICHPESRVIATEPVNAGAQRLSITVGPDCPSQRLELHGRMGDFPGTVSAELQRVALVPVGGGS; encoded by the coding sequence ATGCAGGCGCAGGGGGGCGGGGGAGCGTCGAGGTCCTGGCTGGCCTGGGTCGCTGTTGCGGCGCTGGCCTTGATCGGGGTGCAGGCCGCGCGCTCGGCCCTCGTGGCGGCGGAAGGCGAGCGGCGGCCGGAGCTCGCGCTTAAGGCCTGGCCCGGCCATCCGGTGCCGCTGCGGACGATCGCGCTGCGCGACATTGGTACGGCGGCCGCCCGCGGGCAGGCCCCGGCGCCGGCGACCCTGGCGATGATCGAGCGCTCCGCAAATGGCGCGCCGCTGGCGGCCGAGCCGCTGCTGGTCGCGGCGACCGAGCGGCTGACGGCGGGCGACATGGCGGGCGGACGGCGCCTGCTCGAAGCGGCACTCCGGCGCGATCCTCGCTCGACGGCGGCGCATTTCATGCTCGCCGACCTTGCCATCCGGCAGCAGCGGCTGGGCGATGCGCTGGTCCATGTGACGGTGCTCCAGCGGCGGCTGAAGGGCGGGGTCGACGGCTTTGCCGGGGCGCTGGCCGAATTCGCCAAGCAGCCGGGCGCCTTGGCGCAGCTGGCACCGGTGCTCGGTTCGCAGCCCTCGCTCAGGCGGGCCATGCTTTCGCGGCTCGCGAGCGATCCCGGAGGCGAGGCTGCGCTTCGTGCTCTGGTCCGCCGCGGGGACGCTGCCGAGCAATGGTTCGTCGACGCGGTTCGGATGCGGGCGGCGAGCGGCGACGTCGCCGGCGTTCGGGCGCTGATGACCGCGGCCGGGCAGCCGCTCGGCGGACAGCGGCTGGCGGCCTGGACGGGGGGCGCGGCGACGACGCCGTTCGGCTGGATCTTCGTCAGCGGGGCGGAAGGGACGGCGGAGCCGGTGCTGAACGGGCCGCTTCGGCTGATCTATTATGGCCGGGCGGACACCGTGTTGGCCGCTCACCCGTTGCTCCTGCCACCAGGGCGATATGCCCTCGATTCGACGATGGCCGGCAACCCGCCGGCAGGTCGATTCGAGTGGCGGCTAATCTGCCATCCCGAGAGCCGCGTTATCGCGACCGAGCCGGTGAATGCGGGCGCCCAGCGCCTGTCGATCACGGTCGGTCCCGACTGCCCATCGCAGCGGCTCGAGCTTCACGGACGCATGGGAGACTTCCCCGGCACCGTGTCGGCGGAACTGCAGCGGGTTGCGCTGGTGCCGGTGGGGGGAGGCTCGTGA
- a CDS encoding GumC family protein: MNRDLAFSPAGNVPAAPGDIPVTPLPPVGRGRPAHQTAHLDLASLLRIVREWRWLILAAMVLGLAGGIIATMLTTPLYRAFVTLEVNPPRVQVLANQESETQGVNSWDFVATQVGLLQSRAVAERTAQDLNLAANPAVAGTGGSVQDRLRAATSTVAGGLEVTAPEDGTLIRYSYTSADPQLAARIANGVADSFINAGLQRRFESSAYARQFLERQINKTRGDLERSEQSLAQYAQAQGIITLGGGNASGGSGSPEAGNSLQGESLAALNNALAEATARRVSAEGAYRAASSSGLTADVTASTQLLRSTRAQLEAEYSEKRASLQPEHPEMISLRSRIDALGQQIAREGAQVTAGRTNTLAQEYRGAVAAERALQGRVSALKGQVLDLRGRSVRYAILQREVDTNRSLYDALLGRYKEIGVAGGVGNSPISIVDRAEPPTAPFKPNLPMNLLAGLALGLFGGVGGAIGLDLLRDTIRTREDVRSKLGLACIGQIPKRQTKGDFVDDLKDPGSAVSEAYSAAAAALRFTTEHGAPRVMMVTSTTPSEGKSSSVLALAQNFARRGLSVLLIDSDLRKPAFRASDEEIGLTKLLTNDEEVLDHVAPTQFENLSLLPCGPLPPNPADLLATTRLGMIIEEALLHFQMVIVDAPPVLGLADAPLIAHTCRNVLFVIESGRTRTRQAAESLNNLEASGAHLLGGLLTKSTESSGDYGYYSYRYGELRDKRERIALIPYRQDG; encoded by the coding sequence TTGAACCGTGATCTCGCCTTCAGCCCTGCCGGGAATGTTCCGGCCGCTCCGGGCGACATTCCGGTCACGCCGTTGCCGCCGGTCGGGCGCGGGCGTCCGGCGCACCAGACGGCGCACCTCGATCTCGCCAGCCTGCTTCGGATCGTTCGCGAGTGGCGCTGGCTGATCCTCGCGGCAATGGTGCTTGGCCTGGCCGGCGGGATCATCGCCACCATGCTGACGACCCCGCTTTATCGCGCCTTCGTCACGCTCGAGGTCAATCCGCCGCGCGTCCAGGTGCTCGCCAACCAGGAAAGCGAGACGCAGGGCGTCAATTCGTGGGACTTCGTCGCCACTCAAGTCGGGCTGCTGCAGAGCCGGGCGGTGGCCGAGCGCACCGCGCAGGACCTCAATCTCGCTGCCAATCCGGCTGTCGCCGGGACCGGCGGATCGGTGCAGGACCGGCTTCGCGCCGCGACCTCGACGGTAGCCGGCGGCCTCGAAGTAACGGCGCCCGAGGACGGGACCCTGATCCGCTACAGCTATACCTCGGCCGACCCGCAGCTTGCCGCGCGGATCGCCAACGGTGTCGCCGACAGCTTCATCAACGCCGGGCTTCAGCGCCGGTTCGAGAGCTCGGCCTATGCGCGCCAATTCCTCGAGCGGCAGATCAACAAGACCCGCGGCGACCTTGAGCGGAGCGAGCAGTCCCTTGCCCAGTACGCGCAGGCGCAAGGCATCATCACGCTCGGCGGCGGCAATGCCTCAGGTGGGTCGGGTTCGCCGGAAGCGGGCAATTCGCTCCAGGGGGAAAGCCTGGCTGCGCTCAATAATGCACTGGCCGAAGCGACGGCGCGGCGCGTGTCGGCGGAAGGTGCCTACCGCGCGGCTTCGTCGTCGGGACTGACCGCGGACGTCACCGCCTCGACCCAGTTGCTGCGCTCCACGCGGGCCCAGCTCGAGGCGGAATATAGCGAAAAGCGCGCCAGCCTTCAGCCCGAGCACCCCGAGATGATCAGCCTGCGCTCCCGGATCGATGCGCTCGGCCAGCAGATCGCGCGGGAAGGTGCGCAGGTCACCGCCGGGCGGACCAATACGCTGGCGCAAGAATATCGTGGCGCGGTCGCGGCTGAACGAGCGCTGCAGGGCCGCGTGTCGGCGCTGAAGGGTCAGGTGCTCGACCTTCGCGGGCGCAGCGTGCGTTACGCCATCCTGCAGCGCGAAGTGGATACCAATCGCAGCCTCTACGATGCGCTGCTCGGCCGCTACAAGGAGATTGGCGTCGCCGGTGGCGTCGGCAATTCGCCCATCTCGATCGTCGACCGGGCCGAGCCGCCAACGGCACCGTTCAAGCCCAACCTGCCGATGAACCTGCTTGCCGGCCTGGCGCTCGGCCTGTTTGGCGGCGTGGGTGGTGCGATCGGCCTCGACCTTCTGCGCGATACGATCAGGACCCGCGAAGACGTCCGGTCCAAGCTTGGACTCGCCTGCATCGGCCAGATTCCCAAGCGGCAGACCAAGGGCGACTTCGTCGACGACCTCAAGGATCCGGGGTCCGCCGTGTCGGAGGCGTATAGTGCGGCGGCAGCGGCGCTTCGCTTCACCACCGAGCATGGCGCGCCGCGGGTGATGATGGTCACCTCGACCACGCCGTCCGAGGGCAAGTCCTCATCGGTGCTGGCGCTGGCGCAGAATTTCGCCCGGCGCGGCCTGTCGGTGCTGCTGATCGATTCCGACCTTCGCAAGCCCGCCTTCCGAGCGTCAGACGAGGAGATCGGCCTGACCAAGCTGCTCACCAACGACGAGGAAGTGCTCGACCACGTCGCGCCGACGCAGTTCGAGAACCTGTCGCTGCTGCCGTGCGGGCCGCTGCCGCCGAACCCGGCCGACCTGCTGGCGACGACGCGCCTCGGCATGATCATCGAGGAAGCGCTGTTGCACTTCCAGATGGTGATCGTCGACGCGCCGCCCGTGCTCGGCCTCGCCGATGCGCCGCTCATCGCCCATACCTGCCGCAACGTGCTGTTCGTCATCGAGAGCGGCCGCACCCGCACCCGGCAGGCGGCCGAGAGCCTCAACAATCTCGAAGCGTCCGGCGCGCATCTGCTCGGCGGCCTGCTGACCAAATCGACCGAGAGCTCCGGCGATTATGGCTATTACAGCTACCGTTATGGCGAGCTGCGCGACAAGCGTGAGCGGATTGCCCTGATCCCTTACCGCCAGGACGGCTGA
- a CDS encoding polysaccharide biosynthesis/export family protein, with protein sequence MNRSQILSMASVAAGALLVVGCADKPGGPIPYNVALAPPDQPKALALEQNYRIAPLDTLTVNVFRQKDLSGDYEVDLTGHISMPLIGSVEAADLTPAQLDQKLTEVYGRKYLVNPDIAVGVKASTRRSVTVDGAVKQSGSFPINGPLSLLQAIALSGGASEDANLRRVAVFRTVNGERQAAAFDLQQIRRGQSPDPAVYPGDIIVVDGSGVKQTQKQILNNIPILSIFRPF encoded by the coding sequence ATGAATCGCAGCCAAATTCTGTCGATGGCAAGCGTCGCGGCCGGCGCCCTGCTGGTGGTTGGCTGCGCAGACAAGCCCGGCGGCCCGATCCCCTACAATGTCGCACTGGCTCCGCCCGACCAGCCGAAGGCGCTGGCATTGGAGCAGAATTACCGCATCGCGCCGCTCGACACGCTGACCGTCAACGTGTTCCGGCAGAAGGATCTGTCCGGCGACTATGAGGTCGACCTGACCGGCCACATCAGCATGCCACTGATCGGCAGTGTCGAGGCGGCCGACCTGACGCCCGCCCAGCTCGATCAGAAGCTGACTGAAGTCTATGGCCGGAAATACCTGGTCAATCCCGACATCGCTGTTGGCGTAAAGGCGTCGACCCGCCGGAGCGTGACGGTCGACGGCGCGGTGAAGCAGAGTGGCTCCTTCCCGATCAACGGTCCGCTCAGCCTGCTGCAGGCGATCGCCTTGTCGGGCGGGGCGTCGGAGGATGCCAACCTGCGCCGGGTGGCGGTGTTCCGAACGGTCAACGGCGAACGTCAGGCAGCCGCCTTCGATCTGCAGCAGATTCGCCGCGGGCAATCGCCCGACCCGGCAGTCTATCCCGGCGACATCATCGTCGTCGACGGTTCGGGCGTGAAGCAGACGCAGAAGCAGATTCTCAACAACATTCCGATCCTGTCGATCTTCCGTCCCTTCTAG
- a CDS encoding glycosyltransferase family 4 protein encodes MTKAPLLLVGNSSWNLAHQRAGLIRGLTKHREWSLEAVVPDGDVPVGALPTYRIPLSPDGTAPLAELRSVAALIAIMRQVRPAAVLGFTPKGNIYAGLAARATGTPFLPNVSGLGTGFIRGGLLLKVQAALYREAFRPAPTVFFQNRDDAALFERMGLVRAAQVRLIPGSGVDCDAFRPQPLPSRAEGEAKLLFVGRLLGDKGVRELAGAMRLLKPRFPKLELTLLGPQGAANRTAVGAEELQGWIGEGLLSHAGETSDVRPFIARADAVVLPSYREGMPRALLEAAAMGRPLLASDVPGCREIVRDGVNGLSFDVRSVEALAAAIEHFLGASAEQRTIWAKASRSIAEREYDERLVVDAYREALIALTGKAG; translated from the coding sequence GTGACGAAGGCTCCGCTTCTCCTGGTCGGCAACAGCAGCTGGAACCTGGCGCACCAGCGTGCCGGTCTGATCCGGGGTCTGACGAAGCACAGAGAATGGTCGCTCGAGGCGGTCGTGCCGGACGGAGACGTGCCGGTCGGCGCGCTACCGACCTATCGCATTCCGCTGTCGCCTGACGGCACCGCGCCACTGGCCGAACTGCGCAGCGTGGCGGCGCTGATCGCGATCATGCGGCAGGTGCGTCCGGCGGCGGTGCTCGGCTTCACGCCCAAGGGCAACATCTATGCCGGCCTGGCGGCGCGGGCGACCGGGACGCCCTTCCTGCCGAATGTATCGGGTCTCGGAACCGGCTTCATTCGCGGCGGGCTTCTGCTCAAGGTACAGGCGGCACTCTACCGCGAGGCGTTCCGGCCGGCGCCGACCGTCTTCTTCCAGAACCGCGACGATGCGGCGCTGTTCGAGCGCATGGGACTGGTGCGCGCCGCGCAGGTGCGGTTGATTCCGGGTTCGGGAGTCGATTGCGACGCCTTCCGCCCGCAGCCCTTGCCTTCGCGGGCCGAGGGAGAGGCGAAGCTGCTGTTCGTCGGGCGGCTGCTGGGCGACAAGGGCGTTCGGGAATTGGCCGGAGCGATGCGGCTGCTGAAGCCGCGCTTCCCCAAACTCGAACTGACCTTGCTCGGGCCGCAAGGAGCCGCCAACCGGACGGCCGTTGGTGCCGAGGAACTGCAGGGCTGGATCGGCGAGGGCCTGCTGAGCCATGCGGGCGAGACGAGCGACGTGCGGCCGTTCATCGCCAGGGCCGATGCCGTCGTCCTGCCTTCCTATCGGGAGGGCATGCCGCGGGCCCTGCTCGAGGCGGCGGCGATGGGCCGGCCCCTGCTGGCGTCGGACGTGCCAGGATGCCGCGAGATCGTTCGGGACGGGGTGAACGGGCTGTCGTTCGACGTCCGCTCGGTCGAGGCGCTGGCGGCAGCGATCGAGCATTTCCTTGGCGCATCGGCAGAGCAGCGGACTATCTGGGCGAAGGCGTCCCGGTCCATTGCCGAGCGGGAGTATGACGAGCGGCTGGTGGTCGACGCCTATCGCGAGGCGCTCATCGCGTTGACAGGAAAAGCGGGTTAG
- a CDS encoding ABC transporter transmembrane domain-containing protein, protein MARDKRSDDDDKPQGKSLGNLALVYRAAARYPGRIVAALFFLAISSAATLAIPRGFKEVIDRGFTDGSVSSAAVGEAFQYLLMIVLVLALATGFRFYFVSWLGERTVADLRRQVQRNLLTLPPRFFEENRPSEIASRLTADTAILEQVVGSSISFALRNFVTGVGGVIYLFVLSPKLAGLLLVAIPLLFGPIILFGRRISKLSRASQDRVADVGSNVSEVLGAMKIVQAFGQEQREEARFSDTVERAFGTALTRIRLRAVMTVLLIGMFTSAIVLVIWEGAIDVAAGRMTGGDIAAFVFTGLLVGGAFAALSEVYGDLLRASGAAGRIAELIAAKAEIRAPAIPATLPVPPRGSLAFDNVEFRYPTRPDSKALHGLTLAVAAGETVAVVGPSGAGKSTLFQLALRFYDPQGGAISFDGVDVRDCDPAELRRRIALVPQETVIFAASARDNLRYGRWEASEDEIQAAARAANAHDFLAAMPDGYDTFLGEGGARLSGGQRQRIAIARALLRDSPLLLLDEATSALDAESEASVQEALERLMENRTTVVIAHRLATVRAADRIIVMDEGRIVEEGTHASLTARGGLYARLARLQFDAAA, encoded by the coding sequence ATGGCGAGAGACAAGCGCAGCGACGACGACGACAAGCCGCAGGGCAAGAGCCTCGGCAACCTGGCGCTCGTCTATCGCGCCGCTGCCCGCTACCCCGGCCGGATCGTCGCCGCCCTCTTCTTCCTGGCGATCAGCTCGGCCGCGACCCTCGCCATCCCGCGCGGCTTCAAGGAGGTCATCGACCGCGGCTTCACCGACGGCTCGGTCAGCAGCGCCGCGGTCGGCGAGGCGTTCCAGTATCTGCTGATGATCGTGCTGGTGCTGGCGCTCGCCACCGGTTTTCGCTTCTACTTCGTCTCATGGCTCGGCGAGCGGACCGTCGCCGACCTCCGCCGGCAGGTGCAGCGCAACCTCCTCACGCTTCCGCCCCGCTTCTTCGAAGAGAACCGCCCGAGCGAGATCGCCTCGCGCCTGACCGCCGACACGGCCATCCTCGAGCAGGTGGTCGGAAGCTCCATCTCCTTCGCGCTGAGGAATTTCGTCACCGGCGTCGGTGGGGTCATCTACCTGTTCGTGCTGAGCCCCAAGCTCGCCGGACTGCTGCTCGTCGCCATTCCATTGCTGTTCGGCCCGATCATCCTGTTCGGCCGCCGCATCAGCAAGCTGTCGCGCGCCAGCCAGGATCGTGTCGCCGACGTCGGCTCCAACGTCAGCGAAGTGCTGGGCGCGATGAAGATCGTCCAGGCGTTCGGCCAGGAACAGCGCGAAGAGGCCCGCTTCTCCGACACGGTCGAGCGCGCCTTCGGTACCGCCCTTACCCGCATCCGCCTGCGCGCGGTGATGACCGTGCTCCTCATCGGCATGTTCACCAGCGCCATTGTGCTGGTCATCTGGGAAGGCGCGATCGACGTCGCTGCGGGACGCATGACCGGCGGCGACATCGCTGCCTTCGTCTTCACCGGCCTGCTGGTGGGCGGCGCCTTTGCGGCCTTGTCCGAAGTCTATGGCGACCTGCTGCGCGCGTCGGGCGCGGCCGGCCGCATCGCCGAGCTGATCGCGGCGAAGGCGGAGATCAGGGCCCCCGCCATTCCGGCCACACTGCCCGTCCCGCCGCGCGGGTCGCTCGCCTTCGACAATGTCGAGTTCCGCTATCCGACACGGCCGGATTCCAAGGCCCTCCACGGTCTCACCCTTGCCGTCGCCGCGGGGGAGACCGTCGCCGTGGTCGGCCCCTCGGGCGCGGGCAAGTCGACCCTCTTCCAGCTCGCGCTGCGCTTCTACGATCCGCAGGGCGGCGCGATTTCGTTCGATGGCGTCGACGTGCGCGACTGCGACCCCGCCGAGCTTCGCCGCCGGATCGCGCTGGTGCCGCAGGAGACGGTCATCTTCGCCGCCAGTGCCCGCGACAATCTCCGCTACGGCCGCTGGGAAGCGAGCGAGGACGAGATCCAGGCCGCCGCCCGCGCCGCCAACGCCCACGACTTCCTCGCCGCCATGCCGGACGGCTACGATACCTTCCTTGGAGAAGGCGGCGCCCGCCTGTCCGGCGGCCAGCGCCAGCGCATCGCCATCGCCCGTGCCCTGCTCCGGGACAGTCCCCTGCTTCTCCTTGACGAGGCCACCAGCGCCCTCGATGCGGAAAGCGAGGCATCGGTGCAGGAAGCGTTGGAACGACTGATGGAAAACCGCACCACCGTCGTCATCGCCCACCGTCTCGCGACCGTCCGCGCCGCCGACCGGATCATCGTCATGGACGAAGGCCGGATCGTCGAGGAAGGCACCCACGCAAGCCTCACAGCGCGGGGCGGACTTTACGCGCGCCTCGCCCGACTTCAGTTTGACGCCGCGGCCTGA
- a CDS encoding metallophosphoesterase: MLRRFFSSARAPARGKTGWRAYVVGDVHGRLDLLDDLLVRIAADHGGRPPAHGLLAFVGDLIDRGPDSAGVIERIRTLKLTGFRIVALAGNHEEVLLQILAGDHRQVTGWLRFGGAEALASYGVDADALAALAPKEAQAEIARGIPGEHRAFLEQLGDTLRFGDYLIVHAGIRPGVPLEQQVLADLRWIREPFLSDTRDHGATIVHGHTIADRVEAVGSRIGIDTGAYATGRLTALAIEGDRKWLIDTVDGMHEGDLNRV, from the coding sequence ATGCTCCGCCGCTTCTTCTCCTCCGCCCGCGCGCCGGCTCGCGGCAAGACCGGTTGGCGCGCCTATGTGGTGGGCGACGTCCACGGCCGCCTCGATCTGCTCGACGATCTGCTGGTGCGGATCGCCGCCGACCATGGCGGTCGTCCGCCAGCGCACGGCCTGCTGGCATTCGTCGGCGACCTCATCGATCGCGGACCGGACAGCGCCGGGGTGATCGAGCGCATCCGCACCCTCAAGCTGACGGGTTTCCGCATCGTGGCGCTGGCTGGCAATCATGAAGAGGTGCTGCTGCAGATCCTCGCCGGGGACCACCGGCAGGTGACGGGTTGGCTGCGCTTCGGCGGGGCCGAGGCGCTGGCGAGCTATGGCGTGGACGCGGACGCTCTGGCCGCGCTGGCGCCGAAAGAGGCGCAGGCGGAGATCGCCAGAGGCATTCCCGGCGAGCATCGAGCCTTTCTCGAGCAGCTCGGCGATACCCTGCGCTTCGGCGATTATCTGATCGTACATGCGGGCATCAGGCCCGGCGTGCCGCTCGAGCAGCAGGTGCTGGCCGACCTTCGCTGGATCCGCGAGCCGTTCCTGTCCGATACGCGCGACCATGGCGCGACGATCGTCCATGGCCATACAATCGCCGATCGCGTCGAAGCGGTCGGGTCGCGGATCGGAATCGACACGGGTGCCTATGCGACGGGTCGGCTGACCGCGCTGGCGATCGAAGGCGATCGCAAATGGCTGATCGACACGGTCGACGGCATGCATGAAGGAGATCTCAATCGTGTTTGA
- a CDS encoding SDR family oxidoreductase: MAAHTDELRTRPRRWLVTGAAGFIGSNIVEALLRLDQQVVGLDNFATGHQRNIDELLAAVEPAQAARFRLIVGDIRDRETCAAACAQADIVLHQAALGSVPRSLADPATSHDVNVTGFINMLDAARRAGISRFVYAASSSTYGDEPNLPKREDRIGNPLSPYAATKLVNEIYAAVYARSYGLRATGLRYFNVFGPRQDPNGPYAAVIPKWLDALVAGEAVTINGDGETSRDFCFVANAVQANLLAALAPDEVQGEVFNVAVGDRTSLNRLFALLKAGLAEHGHERDAEPVHAEFRAGDVRHSEADITKARQLLGYDPTHDVVTGINQALPWYLSRGRA; encoded by the coding sequence TTGGCTGCGCACACTGACGAGCTGCGCACGCGACCGCGACGCTGGCTGGTAACCGGTGCAGCCGGCTTCATCGGCTCCAACATCGTTGAGGCGCTGCTCCGCCTCGACCAGCAGGTGGTCGGCCTCGACAATTTCGCCACCGGCCACCAGCGCAACATCGACGAGCTGCTAGCGGCAGTCGAGCCGGCGCAGGCGGCGCGGTTCCGATTGATCGTCGGCGACATTCGGGACCGAGAGACCTGTGCCGCCGCCTGCGCTCAGGCCGACATCGTGCTCCACCAGGCGGCGCTCGGTTCGGTCCCGCGTTCGCTCGCCGACCCGGCCACCAGCCATGACGTCAACGTCACCGGCTTCATCAACATGCTCGACGCGGCACGGCGGGCCGGCATCTCTCGCTTCGTCTATGCCGCTTCGTCCAGCACCTATGGGGACGAGCCCAACCTTCCGAAGCGCGAGGACAGGATCGGCAATCCGCTCTCGCCCTACGCGGCGACCAAACTGGTCAATGAAATCTATGCTGCCGTCTATGCGCGCAGCTATGGCTTGCGCGCGACAGGGCTTCGCTACTTCAACGTCTTCGGCCCCCGGCAGGACCCGAACGGCCCCTATGCCGCGGTGATTCCGAAATGGCTGGACGCGCTGGTCGCCGGGGAGGCCGTCACGATCAACGGCGATGGCGAGACCAGCCGCGACTTCTGCTTCGTCGCCAATGCGGTGCAGGCGAACCTGCTTGCCGCGCTCGCGCCTGATGAGGTGCAGGGCGAGGTGTTCAATGTCGCCGTCGGCGATCGCACCAGCCTCAACCGGCTGTTCGCCTTGCTCAAGGCCGGGCTGGCGGAGCATGGACATGAGCGCGACGCCGAGCCTGTCCATGCCGAGTTCCGGGCCGGGGATGTCCGGCACAGCGAGGCGGACATCACCAAGGCGCGCCAACTGCTCGGCTACGATCCGACGCATGATGTCGTGACCGGCATCAACCAGGCCTTGCCCTGGTATCTCTCTCGGGGCAGGGCATGA